The following proteins come from a genomic window of Oncorhynchus mykiss isolate Arlee chromosome 19, USDA_OmykA_1.1, whole genome shotgun sequence:
- the LOC110498644 gene encoding SWI/SNF-related matrix-associated actin-dependent regulator of chromatin subfamily A member 5: MSETGNGVELREERAVELEETGGVEERDDASEASKEESSEAGQDAQDEDPSSSTAPAYEEKVASDRTNRFEYLLKQTEVFAHFIQPAAQKTPTSPLKMKPGRPRVKKDEKQNLLSVGDNRHRRTEQEEDEELLSESSKTTNVCTRFDESPSFVKGGTMRDYQVRGLNWLISLYENGINGILADEMGLGKTLQTISLLGYMKHYRSIPGPHMVLVPKSTLYNWMNEFKRWVPSLKAVCLIGDREQRNALIRDVLLPGEWDVCVTSYEMLIIEKAVFKKFNWRYLVIDEAHRIKNEKSKLSEIVREFKTTNRLLLTGTPLQNNLHELWALLNFLLPDVFNSSEDFDSWFDTNNCLGDQKLVERLHTVLRPFLLRRIKNEVEKSLLPKKEIKMYVGLSKMQREWYTKILMKDIDILNSAGKMDKMRLLNVLMQLRKCCNHPYLFDGAEPGPPYTTDLHLAVNSGKMAVLDKLLPKMKAQGSRVLIFSQMTRMLDILEDYCMWRNFGYCRLDGQTPHEERQISINAYNEEDSPKFIFMLSTRAGGLGINLATADVVILYDSDWNPQVDLQAMDRAHRIGQKKQVRVFRFITENTVEERIVERAEMKLQLDSIVIQQGRLVDPNANKLGKDEMLSIIRHGATHVFASKESDITDDDIDEILERGEKKTMELKEKMNTMGESSLRNFTMESDNSVYTFEGEDYREKKKVVTNWIEPPKRERKANYAVDAYFREALRVSEPKAPKAPRPPKQPNVQDFQFFPPRLFELLEKEILFYRKTIGYKVPRNPELPNSAQHQKEEQAKIDEAEGLSEEELEEKENLLSQGFTIWNKRDFNQFIKANEKWGRDDIENIAREVEGKTPEEVMEYSAVFWERCNELQDIEKIMAQIERGEARIQRRISIKKALDTKIGRYKAPFHQLRISYGTNKGKNYTEEEDRFLICMLHKLGFEKESVYDELRQCIRNSPQFRFDWFLKSRTAMELQRRCNTLITLIERENMELEEREKAEKKKKGPRSQSSAQKRKGEGTPDPRGGRRKKLKL, from the exons ATGTCCGAGACTGGAAACGGCGTGGAGCTGCGGGAAGAGCGAGCAGTTGAACTTGAAGAAACCGGAGGAGTGGAG GAAAGGGATGATGCGTCAGAGGCCAGCAAGGAGGAGTCTTCTGAAGCCGGACAGGATGCCCAAGATGAGGACCCCTCTTCATCTACAGCGCCAGCCTATGAGGAGAAAGTG GCATCAGACCGGACCAACAGATTTGAGTACCTACTGAAGCAGACAGAGGTGTTTGCCCATTTCATCCAACCCGCGGCCCAGAAGACCCCCACCTCCCCGCTCAAGATGAAGCCAGGGCGCCCTCGTGTCAAGAAGGACGAGAAACAGAATCTCCTCTCGGTCGGGGA TAACCGTCATCGTCGCACAGagcaggaagaggatgaagagctGCTGAGCGAAAGCAGCAAGACAACCAACGTCTGCACCCGCTTCGACGAATCTCCCTCCT TTGTAAAAGGGGGTACAATGAGAGACTACCAGGTCCGTGGTCTGAACTGGCTCATCTCTCTGTACGAGAACGGAATCAACGGGATCCTTGCTGATGAAATG GGTTTGGGTAAGACCCTGCAGACCATCTCTCTGCTGGGGTACATGAAGCACTACAGGAGCATCCCTGGGCCCCACATGGTGCTGGTGCCCAAGTCCACTTTGTACAACTGGATGAACGAGTTCAAACGTTGGGTCCCCTCCCTCAAAGCAGTCTGCCTCATCGGAGACCGAGAGCAGAGG aatgcCCTGATCAGAGATGTGCTGCTGCCAGGGGAGTGGGATGTGTGTGTCACCTCTTACGAGATGCTCATCATAGAGAAGGCCGTGTTCAAGAAGTTTAACTGGAGGTACCTGGTCATCGACGAGGCCCACAGGATCAAGAACGAGAAGTCAAAG CTGTCAGAGATAGTGCGTGAATTCAAGACCACCAACCGTCTGCTGCTAACCGGCACCCCGCTGCAGAACAACCTCCACGAGCTCTGGGCCCTGCTCAACTTCCTGCTGCCAGACGTCTTCAACTCCTCAGAG GACTTTGACTCATGGTTTGACACCAACAACTGCCTGGGGGATCAGAAGTTGGTGGAACGTCTTCACACT GTACTGCGTCCTTTCCTTCTGCGTCGTATCAAAAATGAGGTGGAGAAGTCTCTGCTGCCTAAGAAAGAGATCAAGATGTACGTGGGGCTGAGTAAGATGCAGAGAGAATG GTACACCAAGATCCTGATGAAGGACATAGACATCCTGAACTCTGCAGGGAAGATGGACAAGATGCGCCTGCTCAACGTCTTGATGCAGCTGAGGAAGTGCTGCAACCACCCGTACCTGTTTGACGGGGCCGAGCCCGGCCCGCCTTACACCACCGACTTGCACCTGGCCGTCAACAGCGGCAAGATGGCCGTCCTTGACAAGCTGCTGCCCAAGATGAAGGCTCAGG gctCCCGTGTGCTGATCTTCAGCCAGATGACCAGGATGCTGGACATCTTGGAGGACTACTGCATGTGGCGCAACTTCGGCTACTGTCGCCTGGACGGACAGACGCCCCACGAGGAGAGACAG ATCTCCATCAACGCATACAATGAGGAGGACAGCCCTAAGTTCATCTTCATGTTGAGCACCAGGGCCGGAGGGCTGGGTATTAACCTGGCCACAGCTGACGTGGTCATCCTCTACGACTCAGACTGGAACCCTCAGGTCGACCTACAGGCCATG GACCGAGCTCACAGGATTGGTCAAAAGAAGCAGGTGCGCGTGTTCCGTTTCATCACGGAAAacacagtagaggagaggatcgTGGAGCGAGCCGAGATGAAGCTCCAACTGGACTCCATCGTCATCCAGCAAG GAAGGCTAGTGGATCCCAATGCCAACAAGCTGGGGAAGGACGAGATGCTGTCTATCATCCGGCACGGCGCCACGCACGTCTTCGCCTCCAAGGAGAGCGACATCACCGACGATGACATCGACGAGATCCTGGAGCGAGGCGAGAAGAAG ACCATGGAGTTGAAGGAGAAGATGAACACCATGGGCGAGAGCTCCCTGAGGAACTTCACCATGGAGTCCGACAACAGTGTGTACACCTTCGAAGGAGAGGACTACAGGGAGAAGAAGAAGGTGGTCACCAACTGGATCGAGCCAcccaagagagagaggaaggccaACTACGCAGTGGATGCCTACTTCAGAGAGGCCCTGCGTGTCAGCGAGCCCAAAGCACCCAAG GCTCCTCGTCCACCTAAGCAGCCCAATGTGCAGGACTTCCAGTTCTTCCCCCCAAGGCTGTTTGAACTGCTGGAGAAAGAGATCCTATTCTACAGGAAGACTATCGGCTACAAG GTTCCTCGTAACCCAGAACTGCCCAACTCGGCCCAGCACCAGAAGGAGGAGCAGGCCAAGATTGACGAGGCCGAAGGCCTATcagaggaggagctggaggagaaggagaacctCCTCTCGCAG GGCTTCACCATCTGGAACAAGCGTGACTTTAACCAGTTCATCAAAGCCAATGAGAAGTGGGGGAGAGACGACATCGAGAACATCGCCAGAGAGGTGGAGGGCAAAACCCCAGAGGAAGTCATGGAATATTCCg ctgtgttcTGGGAGCGTTGCAACGAGCTGCAGGACATTGAGAAGATCATGGCTCAGATCGAGAGGGGAGAGGCCCGCATCCAGAGGAGGATCAGCATCAAGAAAGCACTGGACACAAAG ATTGGTCGCTACAAGGCGCCGTTCCACCAGTTGAGGATCTCGTACGGCACCAACAAGGGGAAGAACTACACGGAGGAGGAGGACCGCTTCCTCATTTGCATGCTGCACAAGTTGGGCTTCGAAAAGGAGTCGGTCTACGACGAGCTGCGCCAGTGCATCCGCAACTCGCCCCAGTTTCGCTTCGACTGGTTCCTCAAGTCCAGGACCGCCATG GAGCTCCAGAGGCGATGCAACACCCTGATCACCCTGATTGAACGAGAGAACAtggagctggaggagagggagaaggcagagaagaagaagaaaggacCACGGAGTCAGTCTTCT GCTCAGAAGCGTAAGGGAGAAGGGACCCCAGACCCGCGAGGAGGCCGCAGGAAAAAACTAAAGCTGTGA
- the LOC110497360 gene encoding ubiquitin carboxyl-terminal hydrolase 38, whose protein sequence is MDKILEALVSSSHSVSVKKAIVKKVVEAAEKEVTVEQCQALYTLTTRLIFLGEDSFQKQVGFQVLEAYARYHRADFELFFSKDFVLGLLQQGYGPLDRKDPAVVDYIHGCLRLLISCPSVLDIFSIIQTEILRMVCERPEPALCARLATMLSDFIQCIPREKMAILFCQQLVRTIGYFHCPASQERELREYVDQVTKVSTLLQNIWKAEPVTLLPSLQEVFAIISSTDPSFDPSIALASLVQHIPLQMITVLIKSLTTDQNVKDTSMTQALCRMIDWLSWPLAHHVEMWVIALLKGLAAVQKFTILIDVTLLKIELVFNRLWYPIVRQGALVVLSHMLLSFQHSPEAFHLVVPHIVDLVQSLKQDGLPTSKAFLLHFTELVHCMMYQYSGFPDLYDDILEAIKELPGPGEEKIKLVLNQSAWTSQSNSFASGLLRLPGKSETGKTGLINLGNTCYMNSIIQTLFSATDFRRLVLSLRLNDATANTLMKKLQLLFTFLSHTQRAAYAPRVFFEASRPPWFNAGSQQDCSEYLRFLLDRLHEEEKTIQVLMSAKPNVVSPGNGPSNDTGGETSAEDAGVSPVAPVEGKSEVNDERTLIERMFGGRLSTGIRCMTCNSVSEKEEPFTDLSLAFCPSTTSSPLQTEGPSEEPRGPCQGAVNGGSEAPEIGPSPKPVTASTTGVHFVPGSSEPPLSVPDLVDYFLAPEILDKENAYFCQKCGSLQRAERGMRVVAAPEYLILTLLRFSYDAKCHVRRKILDNVTIPPLMRLPVHAPPPKHSSFSTLPPSSPLQVDSPESSENLAKKLKPSQREEEEETGLEGDNGMAGGESEVGVWPAARFVPYVLSSVVMHSGMSSESGHYYSYGRNLNGADGAQHHLANPLALGEDPGNGQTEPIALTCSGATHPKQEVEEVCGGQAAGDWLLFNDSRVTFTSLGSVQNVTNRFPKDTAYVLIYRKQDVTGGQNSTGGVTANGMRLGSEPPLQKELMDAVTKDNKLFLQEQELNARTRALQAASASCSFRPNGPDDNEPPGSCGPSGGGGGGGFNTVNRLVF, encoded by the exons ATGGATAAGATTCTAGAGGCGCTGGTTAGCTCCTCTCACTCAGTCTCAGTGAAGAAGGCCATTGTGAAGAAAGTAGTCGAAGCCGCAGAGAAAGAGGTCACGGTGGAGCAATGTCAGGCCCTGTACACCCTCACCACTCGCCTCATCTTCTTGGGTGAAGACTCATTCCAGAAACAGGTGGGCTTCCAGGTGCTGGAGGCCTATGCCCGCTACCACCGTGCTGATTTTGAGCTCTTCTTCAGCAAAGACTTTGTCCTGGGCCTGTTACAGCAGGGCTACGGCCCCCTGGACCGCAAGGACCCGGCCGTGGTTGACTACATCCATGGCTGCCTGCGGCTGCTGATCAGCTGTCCCTCGGTGCTGGATATCTTCTCTATCATCCAGACAGAAATCCTAAGGATGGTGTGTGAACGGCCTGAGCCAGCCCTGTGCGCCCGTCTCGCCACCATGCTCTCAGACTTCATACAGTGCATCCCCCGGGAGAAGATGGCCATTTTGTTCTGCCAGCAGTTGGTGAGGACCATTGGGTACTTCCACTGTCCTGCCAGCCAGGAGCGGGAGCTGAGGGAGTACGTGGACCAGGTGACCAAGGTCAGCACGTTGCTGCAGAACATCTGGAAGGCGGAGCCGGTCACACTGCTGCCATCTCTGCAGGAGGTGTTCGCTATAATCTCCTCCACTG ACCCCTCCTTCGACCCCTCCATTGCCCTAGCCAGCCTGGTCCAGCACATACCTCTCCAGATGATCACAGTTCTCATCAAGAGCCTTACCACCGACCAGAACGTCAAAGACACCAGCATGACTCAAGCACTCTGCAG GATGATTGACTGGTTGTCTTGGCCTCTAGCCCACCATGTGGAGATGTGGGTCATTGCCCTGCTGAAGGGGCTGGCTGCGGTGCAGAAGTTCACCATCCTCATAGATGTCACCCTACTTAAGATTGAACTG GTGTTCAACCGTCTGTGGTACCCCATCGTGCGACAGGGGGCCCTAGTGGTTCTCTCCCATATGCTGCTGAGTTTCCAACACTCTCCTGAGGCCTTCCACTTG GTCGTGCCACACATAGTGGACCTGGTTCAGAGTCTGAAGCAGGACGGCCTGCCCACCAGTAAGGCTTTCCTGCTGCACTTCACAGAGCTCGTCCACTGTATGATGTACCAGTACTCTGGCTTCCCTGACCTCTACGACGACATCCTGGAGGCCATCAAA gAGCTACCTGGGCCCGGTGAGGAGAAGATCAAGCTGGTTCTGAACCAAAGTGCCTGGACGTCCCAGTCCAACTCGTTTGCATCAGGCCTGCTGAGGCTGCCGGGCAAGTCTGAGACGGGCAAGACTGGCCTCATCAACCTGGGAAACACCTGCTACATGAACAGTATCATACAGACACTCTTCTCAGCCACAGA TTTCAGGAGGCTTGTCTTATCGTTACGTCTGAATGATGCCACTGCCAACACACTGATGAAGAAACTGCAGCTCCTCTTCACCTtcctctcacacacccag AGGGCAGCGTACGCCCCCAGAGTCTTCTTTGAGGCGTCTCGGCCCCCCTGGTTCAATGCAGGATCCCAGCAGGACTGTTCTGAGTACCTCCGCTTCCTCCTGGACAG ATTACACGAAGAGGAGAAAACCATCCAGGTTCTCATGTCAGCCAAGCCAAATGTTGTCTCCCCTGGCAACGGACCGAGCAACGACACCGGAGGTGAAACCTCTGCGGAGGATGCCGGAGTGTCACCCGTGGCCCCTGTGGAGGGGAAGTCTGAGGTTAATGACGAGAGGACGCTCATTGAGAGGATGTTTGGAGGCAGGCTGAGCACGGGTATCCGCTGTATGACATGCAACAGCGTCTCGGAGAAAGAAGAACCTTTCACTGACCTATCCCTGGCCTTCtgtccctccaccacctccagcCCTCTTCAGACCGAGGGCCCCTCAGAGGAACCCCGGGGCCCCTGCCAGGGGGCTGTCAACGGGGGCAGCGAGGCTCCCGAAATAGGCCCTTCTCCCAAACCCGTCACGGCCTCCACCACTGGCGTCCATTTTGTTCCAGGGTCCAGCGAGCCACCGCTGTCTGTTCCTGACCTCGTGGACTACTTCCTGGCGCCAGAGATCCTGGACAAGGAGAACGCCTACTTCTGCCAGAAGTGTGGCTCGCTGCAGCGGGCAGAGCGGGGGATGAGGGTGGTGGCGGCGCCCGAGTACCTCATCCTCACGCTGCTGAGGTTCTCCTACGACGCCAAGTGCCACGTGCGCCGCAAGATTCTGGACAACGTCACCATCCCGCCGCTCATGAGACTGCCCGTGCACGCCCCTCCACCCAAACACTCTTCGTTCTCTACCTTGCCACCATCCTCTCCACTCCAAGTGGACTCACCCGAGAGCAGCGAAAACCTGGCCAAGAAACTGAAGCCGtcgcagagagaggaggaggaggagactgggCTAGAGGGCGATAACGGGATGGCAGGAGGAGAAAGTGAGGTAGGGGTGTGGCCGGCGGCCCGGTTCGTTCCCTACGTCCTCAGCTCTGTAGTGATGCATTCTGGGATGTCGTCGGAGAGTGGCCATTACTACTCCTACGGCCGCAACCTCAATGGGGCCGACGGAGCCCAACACCACCTAGCCAATCCCCTCGCCCTGGGGGAGGATCCTGGCAACGGGCAGACTGAGCCCATCGCACTCACTTGCTCTGGGGCGACTCAtcccaaacaggaagtggaagagGTGTGCGGAGGCCAGGCGGCCGGGGATTGGCTGCTGTTCAACGACAGCAGGGTAACGTTCACTTCGTTGGGGTCGGTTCAGAACGTCACCAACCGTTTCCCCAAGGACACGGCCTACGTGCTGATCTACCGGAAACAGGATGTTACGGGGGGGCAAAACAGTACCGGGGGAGTGACGGCCAATGGCATGAGACTGGGCTCTGAACCTCCGCTGCAGAAAGAACTGATGGACGCCGTCACCAAGGACAACAAGCTCTTTTTACAG GAACAGGAGTTGAACGCGCGGACCCGAGCTCTCCAGGCGGCCTCTGCCTCCTGCTCGTTCAGGCCCAATGGACCAGACGACAACGAACCCCCGGGCAGCTGTGGTCCCtcggggggaggaggaggtggggggttCAACACTGTCAACAGACTGGTCTTCTGA